The Vespula vulgaris chromosome 2, iyVesVulg1.1, whole genome shotgun sequence genome has a segment encoding these proteins:
- the LOC127072945 gene encoding hydroxylysine kinase produces the protein MEKSNMLLSPGQRIRPNMNEETVIDLLSKIYGLTATSIKELNAYDDKNYHVHCKELYENPYISEISEHGYVLKIINSLDSRNTHVIDAQTEMLIFLNGQFNCPIPVKNLNGTYYTLEKTNNSEESHAIRLFIYQPGQLLTHASWNKELLYKVGHLAADLDLKLSKFYHPAFEHHRTIWMLMSMPKLHLFVFAVPDEKRRQLASDVIDTFERNVLKFVPILEQGMIHGDLNEQNILVNKEGTDIVAIIDFGDSQKTCLIFELAIAICYMLLERKDITEGKHVIEGYQSVRKLTDLEKKILKVCVCARICQSLVMGAYSHLNDPKNKYILTTQKNGWSLLQELWPISDDEIFKIWDLSN, from the coding sequence atggaGAAAAGTAACATGCTGCTATCACCTGGTCAACGTATACGTCCAAATATGAACGAAGAAACTGTAATCGATCTTCTATCCAAGATCTATGGTCTAACAGCTACGAGTATCAAAGAGCTCAATGCTtacgacgataaaaattatcacgTACATTGTAAGGAATTATACGAGAATCCTTATATATCCGAGATAAGCGAACACGGCtacgttttaaaaattataaattcctTGGATTCTCGAAATACTCATGTCATAGATGCGCAGACCGAAATGTTGATATTTTTGAACGGTCAATTCAATTGTCCAATTCCTGTTAAAAATTTGAACGGTACGTATTACACCTTGGAGAAGACAAATAATTCCGAGGAGAGTCACGCGATAAGACTTTTCATTTATCAGCCTGGTCAATTATTAACACATGCATCTTGGAATAAGGAATTACTTTACAAGGTCGGCCATTTAGCGGCCGATCTCGACTTGaaactttcgaaattttatcATCCGGCTTTCGAGCATCACAGAACGATATGGATGTTGATGTCGATGCcgaaattacatttatttgtatttgctGTGCCAGACGAGAAACGAAGACAATTGGCGAGCGATGTGATCGATACGTTTGAAAGAAATGTATTAAAGTTCGTACCGATTCTCGAACAGGGCATGATACATGGCGAtttaaacgaacaaaatattCTGGTTAATAAGGAGGGTACCGATATCGTAGCTATTATCGATTTTGGTGACTCACAAAAAACTTGTCTGATATTTGAACTGGCCATTGCTATTTGTTACATGTTACTCGAACGTAAAGATATAACCGAAGGTAAACACGTTATCGAGGGATATCAAAGCGTTAGAAAATTGAcggatttagaaaaaaaaattctcaagGTCTGTGTTTGCGCTAGGATATGTCAGAGTTTGGTGATGGGCGCCTATTCGCATTTAAACGATCccaagaataaatatattcttaccACGCAAAAAAATGGCTGGTCATTGCTCCAAGAACTTTGGCCAATCAGCGACGATGAAATATTCAAGATTTGGGatctttctaattaa
- the LOC127072940 gene encoding phenylalanine--tRNA ligase beta subunit has product MPTIAVKRDLLFKALGKTYSEEEFQNLCFEFGLELDDVTTEKQMIAKEQGSEQSTGASEEIIYKIDIPANRYDLLSLEGLVTGLLVFLNKTRVPCYNSIKPMVPEEIVMKKECLKVREHIVAAILRDITFTQDSYNSFIDLQDKLHQTIGRKRSIVSIGTHDLDTIKGPFVYDAKPPSDIRFKPLNQTKEYTGEEIMELYAHHAQLKQYLPIIKDSPVYPIIYDSNGIVLSLPPIINGNHTKITLNTKNVLIECTATDLNKAKITVDTIVCAFSVYCAKRYTTETVKVIYPDNKIFYYPELNYRTEEINSDNAMSYIGIKKTPEEIAKLLSKMSLEASVKEKDNIIVEIPPTRSDVLHPCDIYEDIAIAHGYNNIDKIFPEINTIAIELPLNKLSDQLREELARASFTETLTFSLCSRDDISEKIGHKIEDIPAVHISNPKTLEFQVARTTLLPGLLKTIAGNKKMPLPLKLFEISDIVLLDPTMDVGARNKRHLCAVYYNKTGGFEIIHGLLDRIMQVLEVPWSTDKTDTGYYLRAADDPTFFPKRYAEVIYNNKVIGKMGILHPDVLTKFELNLPCSTLEIDIEPFL; this is encoded by the exons ATGCCGACTATAGCTGTCAAAcgagatttattatttaaagcaCTTGGGAAAACATATT CCGAAgaagaatttcaaaatttatgcTTTGAATTTGGCTTGGAATTAGATGATGTG ACTACGGAAAAACAGATGATAGCAAAGGAACAAGGTTCCGAACAAAGTACTGGAGCATcggaagaaattatttataaaattgatatccCAGCTAATAGATACGATCTACTATCTTTAGAAGGTCTCGTTACAGGATTACTAGTATTcttaaataa GACTCGTGTACCATGctataattcaataaaaccAATGGTACCAGAAGAAattgtaatgaaaaaagaa TGTTTAAAAGTCAGGGAACATATAGTTGCTGCTATATTACGTGATATTACTTTTACGCAAGATTCTTACAACAGTTTCATTGATCTTCAAGACAAATTACATCAAACTATAGGACGAAAACGAAGTATTGTATCAATTGGTACACATGATTTAGACACTATTAAAGGACCATTTGTATATGATGCAAAACCGCCAAGTGATATTCGTTTTAAACCTCTTAATCAAACAAAAGAATATACTGGGGAAGAAATAATGGAATTATATGCG CATCATGCACAACTAAAACAGTATTTACcaattataaaagatagtcCTGTGTATCCTATAATATATGATAGTAATGGTATTGTTTTATCATTGCCACCGATAATTAATGGGAATCATACAAAAATCACTCTCAATACTAAAAATGTACTTATAGAATGTACTGCAACTGACCTTAATAAG gcAAAGATTACAGTAGATACTATAGTTTGTGCTTTCAGTGTATACTGTGCAAAAAGATATACAACAGAAActgtaaaagtaatatatccagataataaaatcttttattatccaGAATTGAACTATCGTacggaagaaataaatagtgACAATGCAATGAGTTATATTGGGATCAA aaaaactCCAGAAGAGATAGCAAAGCTACTATCAAAAATGTCGTTAGAAGCatcagtaaaagaaaaagataatataattgttgAAATACCTCCAACGAGAAGCGACGTTTTACATCCGTGTGATATTTATGAAGACATAGCTATTGCTCATGGATATAATaacatagataaaatatttccagaaataaatacaattgcCATTGAA cTTCCACTCAATAAATTATCTGATCAATTACGCGAAGAATTGGCACGTGCGAGTTTTACTGAAACATTGACATTTTCATTG TGTTCCAGAGATGATATTTCAGAAAAAATAGGTCATAAAATAGAGGATATACCAGCTGTTCATATATCCAATCCAAAAACCTTAGAGTTTCAG GTTGCACGTACGACTCTGTTACCAggattattaaaaacaatagccggaaataaaaagatgccATTACCTCTGAAATTATTTGAGATTTCTGATATTGTCTTACTTGACCCTACAATGGATGTTGGTGCACGTAATAAAAGACATTTATGTgctgtatattataataaaactgGAGGTTTTGAAATAATCCATGGTTTATTGGATAGAATTATGCAAGTACTTGAAGTACCATGGAGTACTGATAAAACAGACACTGGATATTATTTACGTGCAGCAGACG ATCCAACTTTCTTTCCAAAAAGATATGCagaagtaatatataataataaagtaattggCAAAATGGGAATTTTACATCCAGATGTACTTAcaaaatttgaattaaatttacCATGTTCTACATTGGAAATTGACATTGAACCATTTCTATGA